GAGAAAGATTGTTGAAAAATTAAGAGGACTCATTCCCCGCCAGCTATTTGAAGTACCAATCCAGGCATCAATAGCCAATAAAGTCATAGCCCGTGAAAATGTCCGTGCATTGAGGAAAGACGTCATCGCCAAATGCTACGGCGGTGATATCTCCCGCAAAAGAAAACTTCTTGAAAAGCAGAAAGAAGGCAAAAAGAAAATGAAACAATTCGGCAACGTATCAATCCCCCAGGAAGCCTTCCTGGCAGTCCTGAAACTCGATTCTGAATAAAAAAACATTTAGTAATATGATATTAAAAAGCTAGAAATGCCCAGCATAGTGGGCTTTTTATTTTTATAAATGATATATAACTATTGATATATTGCACAGAATAATGTAAAATAAGTAAAATTAACCAAGAATTTTTCATTAAGGTGCATTGTTATGTTATATTCTTACATAATTTTTTGCTATGAATTTAAAAATCAGACAAAAACAAGGTATTTTTTTTAAACAAAAGTTTAATATTACTGCTAAAATACGTTTGTCTGAAATTATAAAACTTCCTGAAAATAAATACGCTCAGTTAGTTGAAGATGTTGAAAAGGGTTTCTTATTTAAAAAGTTGTCGTCGTTTTATTATAAAAATCAAAGAATAATAAGTAATAGAAGATTCTCAAAAACTGATTTTTCTTCAGATTTCTTAGAATTTAATGAAAAAGCTAACATAAACAGAACAGATAATGTTGAAGTTGAATCGTTAATTTCTAAACGGAAAGAAACAGTTTCTATTATAAAAAAATTAGGAATAGCTAATTTAAAAAAATACTTTCTATATAATAATGTTGAAAAATCTACTAGAGAAATAAGCTCAATATGTAAAATATCTGAAAAGGATGTAAAAAAAATATATAATTTAATCAATGAATTATCTGTTCATAATGAATTTTATTATCCTTCAGCGATACAAGGTAATTTAAATATAAATTATTATAAAATTGCTAAAATTGACGATGATGGTTCAAAAGGTTTTATTATAAATTATTTTTCTCCAAAATACAGTCAGGGGAAATATATAATTAATTATTCCAATCTTTCAAAATTAAAAAAGCAAGGTACATTTTCAAAAGAAGAATTAAAAGAAATAGATAGATTATTAGAAAATCTAAACCTTATTAATAATAAAAAGATGACTATTTTTCAAGTGATAAAAAAAATAACTGAAAAACAAAAAGGTTATTTATTGTCAGGTGATAAAAAGGATATAATACCGTATACTCAGATGGAATTGGCAAAAGAAATAAAGTCAGATAATAGTTTAGTTAGCCGTGCAATTGCTAACAGAAGTATTGAGACTCCACAAAACAAGGAAGTACCATTGCAATTTTTCTTTCCGAGTAAGAAAGATATAAGAAAAGACATAATCAAAAAAATAATTGAAAATGAAAAAAATAATCACTTGACTGATAGGGAAATTAAATGTATACTGAAAAACGAGTTTAAAATTGATGTTTCTCGCAGAACAGTTGCGGTATGTAGAAAAGAATCAGGAGAATAAAAACTAATTATTTTAAAGAAACATAGGTGGTTATATGACAGAAGTTAAATCTACTATTTTAGTAGTTGATGATGACCTAAGTGTAATAGAATCTTATAAGATTTTATTAGAGGATAAATATAATGTTTTAATTGCCAACGATGGTACCAAGGCATTGGAAATATTACAAAAGGAATCTGTTAACTTAGTTCTTCTGGATATACTAATGCCTGGTATGGACGGGTTAGAAACATTAAAAAAGATAAAAGAAGATAATGAAGTTGAGGTAATAATGATTACAGCAGTAAGGACTGTCCGTACCGCAATTCAGGCAGTGAAATTAGGCGCATATGATTATATCACCAAACCATTTGATATAGATGATTTATTGGCAACTATAAATAAGGTTTTAGAAAAGCAGGGTTTAAACAGGCAGATAATTTATTTAAAGGCAGCGCTTAAAAATTATATATATGAAAATATGGTTGGGAAAAGTGAAAAAATAACCAAAGTGTTTAATATGATTTCAGAAGTCAGCAATAATGATTCAACAATTTTAATTACAGGGGAAAGTGGTACCGGAAAGGAACTCATAGCAAGGGCAATCCATAATAAGGGCTCAAGAAAAGATAAACCTTTTATTGCTGTTGATTGTGCTTCTATACCGGAAAATTTAGTAGAAAGCGAATTATTCGGTCATGAAAAAGGAGCATTTACAGATGCTACTACCCAAAGAATAGGTAGATTTGAGTTATCTAGTGGAGGTACTCTTTTTCTTGATGAAATCGGGAATTTAAAGTTAGATATACAAAGTAAAATATTGAGAGTGTTAGAAGAACGTGAAATCCAGAGGATAGGCAGTAGCAAAATTATAAAAATTGATTCAAGGATAATTTCTGCTACGAATGTAGATTTAAAAAAAGCTGTAAAAGCAGGACAATTTCGTGAGGATTTATATTATAGATTAAACGTTATACCGATTTTTGCACCGGCGTTACGGGAGAGAAAAGAAGACATACCGATGTTAGTGGATTATTTCATTGACTTATATAATAAGGAATTTAATAAAAAAGTTTCCGGGGTATCAGAAGAAGCAGTAGCTTATCTTAGTAATTATGACTGGCCTGGAAATGTTAGAGAATTACGTAATGTAATGGAAAGATTAATTGCATTAAGTAAAGAAAATATTATATCTCATAAAAGATTACCTGTAGATATTTTGCTTTCACAAGAAATAAAACCCGAGGACTATTATGCTACTGTTTCACTAAAAGCAGCAAGGTATGAATTTGAGAAACAATTTGTATTAAAAGTTTTAGAAAAAGCTAATTGGAATCAGACAAAAGCAGCAAAACTTTTAGGTATTCACAGAAACGCGATTATCTTCAAAATAGAAGCTTTTAACCTACGCCCCATTATCAAACAAGCCAAATTAGACCTGCGTTCCAAAAAATAGATTGCACAATAAATTGTATACCATTGCACAAATAAAGATACACTTTTAATTCAAATTCAAATAGGATTGATTTATTTGTTGGCACATAATTTGCACCTCTTTCTATTAGACACCACTGACATCACTTTTGGATTTTTAAGATTTTTGAAGGAGGTAAATTAGTGTCAAATCGTGCAGTAATAACAGGAGTCGGTATAATTGCCCCGAATGGTATTGGCAAAGATAGATATTGGAAAGCAATTACATCAGGTGAATCAGGTATAAAAAAAATAAGTAGTTTTGATACCTCGCAATATCCAACCAAAATAGCCGGTGAAGTTTCAGACTTTAATCCGGCAAATTATATGGAAAAAAGAAAGTCAAAGATGTTGAGCAGGTTTACCCAATTTGCTTTAGTGGCTACTAAAATGGCAATAGAGGATTCGGCATTAAAACCCGAGAATGAAGATCCTTATAGAATGGGGATTTCTTTTGGTAATACACTGGGAGGAGAAGAGATTGATGAGGAGCAGCATATTGTCTTTCATGAAAAGGGTTGGGAAAATCTTGATCCCTTTTCTTCTGCAAGAGCAAGCAACAATTATGCAGTAGGAGTAATAGCATCAGAATTAAAGATTAAAGGACCAAACATTACTATATCCACAGGATGTACTTCTGCGTTAAGTGCTATTGCGTATGCGCTTGATTTAATAAAGTCAGGTAAGACAGATATTGTTATTGCAGGAGGCAGTGAAGCGCCTTTAGTTCCGTTTGCATTTAATGCATTTTGTGCAGCAGGCGTTCTTTCAAGAAGAAATGAAAAACCGGAAAAAGTAAGCAGACCTTTTGAAAAAAATAGAGATGGCTATGTATTAGCCGAAGGATGTGGTATTCTAATAATAGAAAGTTTGGAGCATGCCTTAAAAAGAAATGCTGACATTT
This portion of the Elusimicrobiota bacterium genome encodes:
- a CDS encoding sigma-54 dependent transcriptional regulator, producing the protein MTEVKSTILVVDDDLSVIESYKILLEDKYNVLIANDGTKALEILQKESVNLVLLDILMPGMDGLETLKKIKEDNEVEVIMITAVRTVRTAIQAVKLGAYDYITKPFDIDDLLATINKVLEKQGLNRQIIYLKAALKNYIYENMVGKSEKITKVFNMISEVSNNDSTILITGESGTGKELIARAIHNKGSRKDKPFIAVDCASIPENLVESELFGHEKGAFTDATTQRIGRFELSSGGTLFLDEIGNLKLDIQSKILRVLEEREIQRIGSSKIIKIDSRIISATNVDLKKAVKAGQFREDLYYRLNVIPIFAPALRERKEDIPMLVDYFIDLYNKEFNKKVSGVSEEAVAYLSNYDWPGNVRELRNVMERLIALSKENIISHKRLPVDILLSQEIKPEDYYATVSLKAARYEFEKQFVLKVLEKANWNQTKAAKLLGIHRNAIIFKIEAFNLRPIIKQAKLDLRSKK
- a CDS encoding beta-ketoacyl-ACP synthase II — translated: MSNRAVITGVGIIAPNGIGKDRYWKAITSGESGIKKISSFDTSQYPTKIAGEVSDFNPANYMEKRKSKMLSRFTQFALVATKMAIEDSALKPENEDPYRMGISFGNTLGGEEIDEEQHIVFHEKGWENLDPFSSARASNNYAVGVIASELKIKGPNITISTGCTSALSAIAYALDLIKSGKTDIVIAGGSEAPLVPFAFNAFCAAGVLSRRNEKPEKVSRPFEKNRDGYVLAEGCGILIIESLEHALKRNADIYAEVASYGVTNDGFSMLRMEPMGNEVAKAIELALKSGNLEAGDIDYINAHGSSSPLSDKRETNAIKLSLGEHAYKTPISSIKSMVGQPLAATGGIQAITTALAIKNRCIPPTINYEEEDPDCDLNYTPNKSQTCEIDAALINGFGLGGNNISMILKKYDSIPESVPRNIVTDFKVEIPQSYSNFQNAQSR